The Streptomyces phaeolivaceus genome has a window encoding:
- a CDS encoding DUF2079 domain-containing protein, producing the protein MVPSAPSVQSSALIPAPVAASGSAGRPGRRISLAGREPCLLAAGLFVAYAVVSIGRYLRMGTRSYDLGIYEQAVRAYAHFQAPIVELKGPGYNVLGDHFSPVTMLFGPFYRVFPSPVTLLVAQAALFALSAVPVTRAAVRALGRARGLALGVAYGLSWGLQNAVDFDFHEICFAVPLIAFSLEALLRRRWRAALFWGLPLVLVKEDQGLTLAAIAVVVALRARRDGDSRVVPYALAVAAFGAVATLLTFTLVVPAFNTTGTSDYLSKVGGGGPLSGMDIKIRTVLWLLIPTSGLLALRSPVVLAVLPTLGWRFVSSDDNYWGTAWHYSAVLMPIVTLALVDVLPAARHSARPRLRSYATQLPAAVLAASLALTTALPLGKLTEADAYRVPESVRAVERLIATIPDGATVEANIGPIARLTSRCRVFWIGRTKGLAPDYIVFNNNSRWVKDVPGFARQLHPRDTYTLRGVIQGYVLLKRTSPERATTPPGR; encoded by the coding sequence ATGGTCCCGAGCGCACCGTCCGTGCAGTCGTCGGCGCTCATACCCGCGCCGGTCGCGGCGTCCGGCTCGGCCGGGCGCCCCGGCCGGCGGATCTCCCTCGCGGGCCGGGAGCCGTGTCTGCTCGCCGCCGGGCTGTTCGTGGCGTACGCGGTGGTGTCGATCGGGCGGTATCTGCGGATGGGGACCCGGTCCTACGACCTGGGCATCTACGAGCAGGCGGTGCGGGCGTACGCGCACTTCCAGGCGCCGATCGTCGAGCTGAAGGGGCCGGGGTACAACGTGCTCGGGGATCACTTCAGCCCGGTGACCATGCTGTTCGGGCCGTTCTACCGGGTGTTCCCGTCGCCCGTGACACTGCTCGTGGCCCAGGCCGCGCTGTTCGCGCTGTCGGCGGTGCCGGTGACCAGGGCGGCGGTCCGGGCGCTGGGGCGGGCGCGGGGGCTCGCACTGGGCGTGGCGTACGGGCTGTCGTGGGGGCTGCAGAACGCCGTGGACTTCGACTTCCACGAGATCTGTTTCGCGGTGCCGCTGATCGCGTTCTCGCTGGAGGCGCTGCTCCGGCGGCGGTGGCGCGCGGCGCTGTTCTGGGGGCTGCCGCTGGTGCTGGTGAAGGAGGACCAGGGGCTGACGCTGGCGGCGATCGCCGTGGTCGTCGCGCTCCGGGCCCGGCGGGACGGCGACTCCCGGGTCGTGCCGTACGCCCTCGCGGTCGCGGCGTTCGGCGCGGTCGCCACGCTGCTCACCTTCACCCTGGTCGTCCCGGCCTTCAACACCACCGGGACCTCGGACTATCTGTCCAAGGTCGGCGGGGGCGGCCCCCTCTCCGGCATGGACATCAAGATCCGTACCGTCCTGTGGCTGCTGATCCCGACCAGCGGACTGCTCGCCCTGCGCTCCCCGGTCGTGCTCGCCGTGCTGCCGACCCTGGGCTGGCGGTTCGTCTCCTCCGACGACAACTACTGGGGCACGGCCTGGCACTACAGCGCCGTCCTGATGCCGATCGTCACGCTCGCGCTCGTCGATGTGCTCCCGGCCGCCCGGCACAGCGCCCGCCCCCGGCTGCGCTCGTACGCGACGCAGCTGCCCGCCGCCGTGCTCGCGGCCTCGCTCGCGCTGACGACCGCGCTGCCGCTGGGCAAGCTGACCGAGGCGGACGCCTATCGGGTGCCGGAGAGCGTCAGGGCCGTGGAGAGGCTGATCGCCACGATCCCCGACGGGGCGACCGTCGAGGCCAACATCGGCCCGATCGCCCGGCTGACCTCCCGCTGCCGGGTCTTCTGGATCGGCCGGACCAAGGGCCTCGCGCCCGACTACATCGTCTTCAACAACAACTCGCGCTGGGTGAAGGACGTCCCCGGGTTCGCGCGGCAGCTGCATCCCCGGGACACGTACACGCTGCGGGGTGTCATCCAGGGGTATGTGCTGCTGAAGCGGACGTCTCCCGAGCGCGCCACCACGCCGCCGGGCCGCTGA
- a CDS encoding TetR/AcrR family transcriptional regulator — protein MPRDTTADHQPDQAAQAAQPSPASRPDRPYHHGDLRRAILRAALDAIAADGPSTLSLRDLARRAGVSHAAPAHHFKDRTGLLTAIAAEGHGLLAATLAEAGDLKDAGVRYVRFAREHPAHFQVMFRPELLREDDLELTTARALSREQLRTAVTHARPGTLDAVDARDTDPRLAGIAAWSLSHGFATLLLSGNLAGVVGDQDPEEVFRTATDLLFPTAPPAP, from the coding sequence ATGCCTCGCGACACCACGGCCGATCACCAGCCGGACCAGGCCGCACAGGCCGCACAGCCCTCACCGGCCTCGCGGCCCGACCGCCCCTACCACCACGGCGACCTCCGCCGCGCGATCCTGCGCGCCGCGCTCGACGCCATCGCCGCCGACGGGCCCTCCACGCTGAGCCTGCGGGATCTGGCCCGCCGCGCGGGGGTCTCCCATGCCGCGCCGGCCCATCACTTCAAGGACCGCACGGGCCTGCTGACCGCCATCGCGGCGGAGGGGCACGGGCTGCTGGCGGCCACGCTCGCGGAGGCCGGGGACCTGAAGGACGCGGGCGTGCGTTACGTCCGCTTCGCGCGCGAGCACCCCGCGCACTTCCAGGTGATGTTCCGGCCGGAGCTGCTGCGCGAGGACGACCTCGAACTGACCACCGCCCGCGCCCTGTCACGCGAGCAACTGCGCACCGCCGTCACCCACGCCCGCCCCGGGACCCTGGACGCCGTGGACGCCCGCGACACCGACCCCCGGCTGGCCGGTATCGCCGCCTGGTCCCTCTCCCACGGCTTCGCCACGCTGCTGCTCAGCGGCAACCTCGCCGGGGTCGTGGGCGACCAGGACCCCGAGGAGGTGTTCCGCACGGCCACGGACCTGCTGTTCCCGACCGCGCCACCCGCCCCCTGA
- the mfd gene encoding transcription-repair coupling factor: MSLHGLLDAVVQDAPLAEAIRAASDGHRTHIDLVGPPAARPFAVAALARDAGRPVLAVTATGREAEDLAAALRSLLPPDGVVEYPAWETLPHERLSPRSDTVGRRLAVLRRLAHPRPDDPETGPVSVVVAPVRSVLQPQVKGLGDLEPVALRSGGTADLNRTVEALAAAAYSRVELVEKRGEFAVRGGILDVFPPTEEHPLRVEFWGDDVEEIRYFKVADQRSLEVAEHGLWAPPCRELLLTDDVRARARALAERHPELGELLNKIAEGIAVEGMESLAPVLVDDMELLIDVLPKGAMAIVCDPERVRTRAADLVATSQEFLQASWAATAGGGEAPIDVGAASLRGIADVRDRARELDMMWWSVSPFAVDEELTESYAADAAGDTLKLGMHAPETYRGDTAKALADTKGWLADGWRTVFVTEAHGPAARTVEVLGGEGIAARLEAELGQISASVVHVACGSIDYGFIDPALKLAVLTETDLTGQKAAGKDGARMPARRRKTIDPLTLEAGDYIVHEQHGVGRYIEMVQRTVQGATREYLVVEYAPAKRGQPGDRLYIPTDQLEQITKYVGGEAPTLHRLGGADWTKTKARAKKAVKEIAADLIRLYSARMAAPGHAFGSDTPWQRELEDAFPYAETPDQLTTIAEVKEDMEKTVPMDRLICGDVGYGKTEIAVRAAFKAVQDGKQVAVLVPTTLLVQQHFGTFSERYSQFPVNVRALSRFQTDTEAKGTLEGLREGAVDIVIGTHRLFSSETKFKDLGLVIVDEEQRFGVEHKEQLKKLRANVDVLTMSATPIPRTLEMAVTGIREMSTITTPPEERHPVLTFVGPYEEKQIGAAIRRELLREGQVFYIHNRVESIDRAAARLREIVPEARIATAHGQMSEQALEQVVVDFWEKKFDVLVSTTIVESGIDISNANTLIVERGDTFGLSQLHQLRGRVGRGRERGYAYFLYPPEKPLTETAHERLATIAQHTEMGAGMYVAMKDLEIRGAGNLLGGEQSGHIAGVGFDLYVRMVGEAVADYRRQLETGEPSAGGWEEPPLEVKIELPVDAHVPHDYAPGERLRLQAYRAIASVNTEADIAAVREELVDRYGKLPEPVENLLLVAGLRMLARACGVGEIVLQGTNIRFAPVELRESQELRLKRLYPGTVIKPAVHQVLVPRPKTAKVGGKPLVGRDLLGWTGEFLASILGS; encoded by the coding sequence ATGAGCCTCCACGGCCTGCTAGACGCCGTAGTCCAGGACGCCCCCCTCGCGGAAGCGATCAGGGCGGCATCCGACGGCCACCGCACCCACATCGACCTGGTGGGCCCCCCGGCGGCCCGCCCCTTCGCCGTGGCCGCCCTCGCCCGGGACGCCGGCCGCCCCGTACTCGCCGTCACGGCGACGGGCCGCGAGGCCGAGGACCTGGCCGCGGCCCTGCGCTCGCTGCTCCCCCCGGACGGCGTCGTGGAGTACCCGGCCTGGGAGACCCTCCCGCACGAGCGGCTCAGCCCGCGCAGCGACACCGTCGGCCGCCGCCTCGCCGTCCTGCGCCGCCTGGCCCACCCGCGCCCCGACGACCCGGAGACCGGCCCGGTCTCGGTGGTCGTCGCCCCCGTCCGCTCGGTCCTCCAGCCCCAGGTCAAGGGCCTGGGCGACCTGGAACCGGTCGCCCTGCGCTCGGGCGGGACGGCCGACCTGAACCGTACGGTCGAGGCGCTGGCGGCAGCGGCGTACTCCCGGGTGGAGCTGGTCGAGAAGCGCGGCGAGTTCGCCGTACGCGGCGGCATCCTGGACGTCTTCCCGCCGACCGAGGAGCACCCCCTCCGGGTGGAGTTCTGGGGCGACGACGTCGAGGAGATCCGGTACTTCAAGGTCGCCGACCAGAGATCGCTGGAGGTCGCCGAGCACGGGCTGTGGGCGCCGCCCTGCCGTGAACTGCTCCTCACGGACGACGTACGCGCCCGCGCGCGCGCCCTCGCCGAGCGCCACCCGGAGCTGGGCGAGCTTCTCAACAAGATCGCCGAGGGCATCGCCGTCGAGGGCATGGAGTCCCTCGCGCCGGTCCTCGTCGACGACATGGAACTGCTGATCGACGTCCTGCCGAAGGGCGCGATGGCGATCGTCTGCGACCCGGAGCGGGTGCGGACGCGCGCGGCGGACCTGGTGGCGACCTCGCAGGAGTTCCTCCAGGCGTCCTGGGCGGCCACGGCCGGGGGCGGCGAGGCGCCCATCGACGTCGGCGCGGCCTCCCTGCGGGGCATCGCGGACGTTCGCGACCGGGCCCGTGAGCTGGACATGATGTGGTGGTCGGTGTCGCCGTTCGCGGTCGACGAGGAGCTGACGGAGAGCTACGCCGCAGACGCGGCCGGGGACACTCTCAAGCTGGGCATGCACGCCCCCGAGACCTACCGGGGCGACACCGCGAAGGCGCTCGCCGACACCAAGGGCTGGCTCGCCGACGGCTGGCGCACGGTGTTCGTGACCGAGGCCCACGGCCCGGCCGCCCGCACGGTCGAGGTGCTCGGCGGCGAGGGCATCGCGGCCCGCCTGGAGGCCGAGCTGGGGCAGATCTCCGCCTCGGTCGTGCATGTGGCCTGCGGCTCGATCGACTACGGCTTCATCGACCCGGCGCTCAAGCTCGCGGTGCTCACCGAGACCGACCTCACCGGCCAGAAGGCGGCCGGCAAGGACGGCGCCCGGATGCCGGCCCGCCGCCGCAAGACCATCGACCCGCTCACCCTGGAGGCGGGCGACTACATCGTCCACGAGCAGCACGGCGTCGGCCGCTACATCGAGATGGTCCAGCGGACCGTGCAGGGCGCGACCCGCGAGTACCTGGTCGTCGAGTACGCCCCCGCCAAGCGCGGCCAGCCCGGCGACCGCCTCTACATCCCGACCGACCAGCTCGAACAGATCACCAAGTACGTCGGCGGCGAGGCCCCCACCCTGCACCGGCTGGGCGGCGCCGACTGGACCAAGACCAAGGCGCGGGCGAAGAAGGCGGTCAAGGAGATCGCCGCCGACCTCATCAGGCTGTACTCCGCCCGGATGGCGGCCCCCGGTCACGCGTTCGGTTCGGACACGCCCTGGCAGCGCGAGCTGGAGGACGCCTTCCCGTACGCGGAGACGCCCGACCAGCTGACGACGATCGCCGAGGTCAAGGAGGACATGGAGAAGACGGTCCCGATGGACCGTCTGATCTGCGGCGACGTCGGCTACGGCAAGACGGAGATCGCGGTCCGGGCCGCCTTCAAGGCCGTCCAGGACGGCAAGCAGGTGGCCGTGCTGGTGCCGACGACCCTGCTGGTGCAGCAGCACTTCGGCACGTTCAGCGAGCGGTACTCGCAGTTCCCGGTCAACGTCCGGGCCCTGTCCCGCTTCCAGACCGACACCGAGGCCAAGGGCACGCTGGAGGGGCTGCGTGAGGGCGCGGTCGACATCGTCATCGGCACCCACCGGCTGTTCTCCTCCGAGACCAAGTTCAAGGACCTGGGGCTCGTCATCGTCGACGAGGAGCAGCGGTTCGGCGTCGAGCACAAGGAGCAACTGAAGAAGCTGCGCGCGAACGTGGACGTCCTGACGATGTCAGCGACCCCGATCCCGCGCACCCTGGAGATGGCGGTGACCGGCATCCGCGAGATGTCCACGATCACCACCCCGCCGGAGGAGCGGCACCCGGTCCTGACCTTCGTCGGCCCGTACGAGGAGAAGCAGATCGGCGCGGCCATCCGCCGTGAACTCCTGCGCGAGGGCCAGGTCTTCTACATCCACAACCGGGTCGAGTCCATCGACCGGGCGGCGGCCCGGCTGCGTGAGATCGTCCCCGAGGCACGGATCGCGACCGCCCACGGCCAGATGTCCGAACAGGCCCTGGAACAGGTCGTCGTCGACTTCTGGGAGAAGAAGTTCGACGTCCTCGTCTCCACGACGATCGTGGAATCGGGCATCGACATCTCCAACGCGAACACGCTGATCGTGGAGCGCGGCGACACCTTCGGCCTCTCGCAACTGCACCAGCTGCGGGGGCGCGTGGGCCGGGGCCGGGAGCGGGGTTACGCGTACTTCCTCTACCCGCCGGAGAAGCCGCTGACGGAGACCGCCCACGAGCGGCTGGCCACCATCGCCCAGCACACGGAGATGGGCGCGGGCATGTATGTGGCGATGAAGGACCTGGAGATCCGGGGCGCGGGCAACCTGCTCGGCGGCGAACAGTCCGGCCACATCGCGGGCGTCGGCTTCGACCTGTACGTCCGGATGGTCGGCGAGGCGGTCGCGGACTATCGGCGTCAGCTGGAGACAGGGGAGCCTTCGGCGGGAGGATGGGAGGAGCCGCCGCTCGAAGTGAAGATCGAGCTGCCGGTCGACGCGCACGTCCCGCACGACTACGCGCCGGGCGAGCGGCTGCGGTTGCAGGCCTACCGGGCCATCGCCTCCGTCAACACCGAGGCCGACATCGCCGCCGTACGCGAGGAACTCGTCGACCGGTACGGCAAGTTGCCCGAGCCGGTGGAGAACCTGCTGCTGGTGGCCGGGCTGCGGATGCTCGCCCGTGCCTGCGGGGTCGGCGAGATCGTCCTCCAGGGCACCAACATCCGCTTCGCCCCGGTGGAGTTGCGCGAGTCGCAGGAGCTGCGGCTCAAGCGGCTCTACCCGGGGACGGTCATCAAACCGGCCGTCCACCAGGTGCTGGTGCCCCGCCCGAAGACGGCGAAGGTCGGCGGGAAGCCGCTGGTCGGGCGCGATCTGCTGGGGTGGACCGGGGAGTTCCTCGCCTCCATTCTGGGGTCGTAG
- a CDS encoding NUDIX domain-containing protein — translation MGELVEQVDDQDRVLRVVERGEAIRSGWLHRVATTVCRRPDGRILVHRRPQTMSRFPGQYNWLVGGAVDVGESYEEAAARELAEELGVSASPQFVFKYLCRGAISPYWMGIHEVVIEGEVVVDPSEIAWHEWLTPQEFLEARQQWNFVEDGVEALRLYLRRHKVRPGWSDES, via the coding sequence ATGGGTGAACTGGTGGAGCAGGTCGACGATCAGGATCGAGTACTGAGAGTTGTCGAGCGTGGTGAGGCCATCAGGAGTGGGTGGCTGCACCGCGTTGCGACGACCGTCTGTCGCCGCCCCGACGGCAGGATCCTGGTGCATCGACGGCCGCAGACCATGTCCCGGTTCCCCGGCCAGTACAACTGGCTCGTGGGCGGGGCCGTGGACGTCGGCGAGTCTTACGAGGAGGCGGCTGCGCGGGAGCTCGCCGAGGAGTTGGGTGTCAGTGCCTCACCGCAGTTCGTCTTCAAGTACCTGTGCCGGGGTGCTATCAGTCCCTATTGGATGGGGATCCATGAAGTGGTGATCGAGGGAGAGGTCGTTGTCGACCCGTCGGAGATCGCCTGGCACGAATGGCTCACTCCTCAGGAGTTCCTGGAGGCGAGACAGCAATGGAACTTCGTGGAGGACGGTGTCGAGGCCTTGAGGCTCTACCTCCGGCGGCACAAGGTACGGCCGGGATGGTCTGATGAATCATGA
- a CDS encoding SCO6745 family protein, whose product MPETETECGSGSEVERDTVDLGEVRRMWHLLEPLHAVLYYAPEAFEEAASLGYAVVERWPSYFPYRAAPLGAVGAERTASAFYGVSPRRVEEHIEPAWNTATPDAVLEARDRAIDRVYRAILGDRVHSAELAEAAAPARRAAGFANTAGRPLAAANAELPWPGPAHLQLWRAATILREHRGDGHLAALLTAGLDPTESLVSFAATGAAPVERFDSRGWSPEEWTAALARLTARGLTLPDGTATEAGRSLRRQVEQRTDRLAAAPWQFLGATDTARLADLLGEFWVAVIGSGLLPSETTLGIGKV is encoded by the coding sequence ATGCCCGAGACCGAGACCGAGTGCGGCAGTGGAAGCGAAGTCGAGCGCGACACCGTGGACCTGGGCGAGGTGCGCCGTATGTGGCACCTGCTGGAGCCCCTGCACGCCGTGCTCTACTACGCGCCGGAGGCCTTCGAGGAGGCGGCGTCGCTGGGGTACGCCGTGGTGGAGCGATGGCCGAGCTACTTCCCGTACCGGGCGGCACCCCTGGGCGCCGTCGGGGCCGAGCGGACGGCCTCCGCCTTCTACGGCGTCAGTCCCCGCAGGGTCGAGGAGCACATCGAGCCGGCCTGGAACACGGCGACACCGGACGCCGTCCTGGAGGCCCGGGACCGGGCGATCGACCGTGTCTACCGCGCGATACTCGGCGACCGTGTCCACAGCGCCGAACTCGCCGAGGCCGCCGCGCCGGCCCGCCGCGCCGCCGGGTTCGCGAACACCGCGGGCCGCCCCCTCGCCGCGGCCAACGCCGAGCTGCCCTGGCCCGGACCCGCGCACCTCCAGCTCTGGCGGGCGGCCACGATCCTGCGGGAGCACCGGGGCGACGGCCATCTCGCCGCGCTGCTGACCGCGGGCCTCGACCCCACCGAGTCCCTCGTCTCCTTCGCCGCGACAGGCGCCGCCCCGGTGGAGCGTTTCGACAGCCGGGGCTGGAGCCCGGAGGAATGGACGGCCGCCCTCGCCCGCCTCACGGCACGCGGTCTGACCCTTCCGGACGGTACGGCCACGGAGGCCGGCCGGAGCCTGCGCCGACAGGTCGAGCAGCGCACCGACCGCCTGGCCGCCGCGCCCTGGCAGTTCCTCGGCGCCACCGACACCGCCCGACTCGCCGATCTGCTGGGCGAGTTCTGGGTCGCCGTCATCGGCTCGGGCCTCCTGCCGTCGGAGACGACCCTGGGGATAGGCAAGGTGTGA
- a CDS encoding HNH endonuclease family protein has protein sequence MTERPFRASRGRAVGVALTLGVALAGCTGSGLPAESGPSGEGTSSGWGISPLANPDGTRPGLAAISADEDKVAARELISKLSTKGRGPKTGYARDEFGYAWMDTADGVPLARNGCDTRNDLLKLNGREVEFRTGSDCVVVSMTLHDPYTGKDIAWKKAKATEVQIDHVVPLSYAWQMGAARWDKQKRQRLANDVLNLLPVSGSTNSAKRDSGPASWLPPSKTIRCSYAVRFAQVAEKYELSVTAADKSMMLKQCGG, from the coding sequence GTGACGGAACGACCGTTCCGGGCTTCTCGTGGCCGTGCTGTCGGCGTCGCACTGACTCTCGGGGTGGCCTTGGCAGGCTGTACGGGAAGCGGCTTGCCCGCCGAGAGCGGCCCGTCGGGCGAGGGCACGTCCAGCGGGTGGGGAATCAGCCCTTTGGCCAATCCGGACGGTACGAGGCCAGGGCTGGCAGCGATCTCAGCCGATGAAGACAAGGTGGCGGCACGTGAGTTGATCTCCAAGCTGTCCACCAAGGGGCGGGGACCGAAGACGGGGTACGCCCGCGACGAGTTCGGCTACGCCTGGATGGACACGGCGGACGGTGTGCCGCTGGCCCGGAACGGCTGCGATACCCGGAACGACTTGCTGAAACTCAATGGCCGGGAAGTCGAGTTCCGTACCGGCTCGGACTGCGTGGTCGTGTCGATGACGCTGCACGATCCTTACACCGGCAAGGACATCGCCTGGAAGAAGGCGAAAGCCACCGAGGTGCAGATAGATCACGTGGTGCCACTCTCGTACGCCTGGCAGATGGGCGCGGCCCGCTGGGACAAGCAGAAGCGGCAGCGCCTGGCCAACGACGTGCTCAATCTTCTGCCGGTGTCGGGCTCCACGAACTCCGCCAAGCGGGACTCGGGGCCGGCGTCCTGGCTGCCGCCCAGCAAGACGATTCGATGCTCATACGCGGTTCGCTTCGCGCAGGTCGCGGAGAAGTACGAGCTTTCCGTGACGGCGGCGGACAAGAGCATGATGCTCAAGCAGTGTGGCGGTTGA